A section of the Chryseobacterium scophthalmum genome encodes:
- a CDS encoding TonB-dependent receptor encodes MKGLFFLGLTASSLSFAQTLNNDSLKIREIEAVDFTKRLPVAKEIINVQKDLDGRNLGQDLPILLKNQTSIISTSDAGNGVGYTGFRIRGVAGRGINVMMNGVPFNDSESQGTFFVNVPDLTSSASQIVIQRGVGTSNNGVSAFGASINVISKEPEEKFYFKTDDSYGSFNTYKYSAEIGSGKFWKDRLSVMGRYSYIHSDGYIDRAFSDLNSYNFTALFEEGKTKLRLMAFGGKEKTYQAWNGIDRQTWETNPRLNYSGQYTDLFTGEEKFYDNETDNYRQNHYQFLWEQKISERWNLETTLHYTKGRGFYENYVRVNEEDEDATHYSNYNLPVFQLNGSPVNQTDFIRKKWLNNDFYGLVSTLYGKFENLDLNFGLVGNQYYGRHYGNITGVYFPNIDEYEYYRNRSVKTEVAAFAKALIKVNNFEFFGDLQLRNIDYDTKILMEGDGEGANLDKNWLFFNPKAGVNYKLGNGKVFFSYAHAQREPNRDDLISNNDVKSEKLHDFEAGIEKQFGKVAFTANLYYMYYLNQLVLNGQISNIGEFIRTNSGKSYRRGVEIGALAKLSKQWEISGNVSVSQNRNLDFRIKNKKEITKLGNTEISFSPNLIANLSLKFNPTKNFQLALMNQYVGKQYLDNTETQSLQLDDYLLTDFNAQYDFKIAKHEVALKLLVNNIFNQKYVNNGYVYNGPVYFSQAGTNFMFGISWKIQ; translated from the coding sequence ATGAAAGGATTGTTTTTTTTAGGACTTACCGCAAGTTCCCTGAGTTTTGCACAAACTCTAAATAATGATTCTCTGAAAATCAGAGAAATTGAAGCTGTCGATTTTACCAAAAGACTTCCTGTTGCCAAAGAAATCATCAATGTTCAGAAAGATCTTGACGGTAGAAACCTCGGACAAGATTTACCTATTCTCTTAAAAAATCAAACCTCAATTATTTCTACTTCCGATGCAGGAAATGGCGTTGGTTACACAGGTTTTAGAATTCGTGGAGTTGCCGGAAGAGGGATTAATGTAATGATGAATGGCGTTCCGTTCAACGATTCTGAAAGCCAAGGAACTTTCTTCGTGAATGTTCCGGATCTTACGAGCTCGGCTTCACAAATTGTGATTCAAAGAGGTGTGGGAACATCCAATAACGGAGTTTCTGCTTTTGGTGCAAGTATTAATGTGATTTCTAAAGAGCCTGAAGAAAAGTTTTATTTTAAAACAGATGACAGTTACGGATCATTTAATACCTATAAATATTCAGCTGAAATAGGTTCTGGTAAATTCTGGAAGGACCGACTTTCTGTGATGGGAAGATATTCATATATTCATTCTGATGGATATATCGACAGAGCTTTTTCAGATTTAAATTCTTACAATTTCACCGCCTTATTTGAAGAAGGGAAAACAAAACTTCGCTTGATGGCTTTTGGAGGAAAAGAAAAAACGTATCAGGCCTGGAACGGAATAGATAGACAAACCTGGGAAACAAATCCAAGACTGAATTATTCCGGTCAATACACAGATCTTTTTACGGGCGAAGAGAAATTTTATGATAACGAAACTGATAATTACAGACAAAATCATTATCAGTTTTTATGGGAACAAAAAATCAGCGAGCGTTGGAATCTTGAAACAACTCTTCATTACACAAAAGGAAGAGGATTTTATGAAAATTACGTAAGAGTGAACGAGGAGGATGAGGATGCAACACATTATTCCAATTATAATCTTCCGGTATTCCAGTTGAATGGATCTCCTGTAAATCAAACTGATTTTATCAGAAAAAAATGGCTGAATAATGATTTTTACGGCTTGGTTTCTACTTTGTACGGAAAGTTTGAAAATTTAGATTTGAATTTCGGATTGGTAGGAAATCAGTATTACGGAAGACATTATGGGAATATTACCGGAGTGTATTTTCCAAACATTGATGAATATGAATATTACCGTAATCGTTCGGTGAAAACTGAAGTTGCAGCTTTTGCCAAAGCATTAATTAAAGTAAATAATTTTGAATTCTTCGGAGATCTTCAGTTGAGAAATATTGATTATGATACAAAGATATTAATGGAAGGTGATGGAGAAGGTGCTAATCTTGATAAAAACTGGTTGTTTTTTAATCCAAAAGCGGGAGTTAATTATAAATTAGGAAACGGAAAAGTTTTCTTTTCTTATGCTCATGCACAACGTGAACCCAATCGTGATGATCTAATATCAAACAATGATGTGAAATCAGAAAAACTACATGATTTTGAAGCAGGAATTGAAAAGCAGTTTGGTAAAGTAGCTTTTACAGCCAACCTTTATTATATGTATTATCTGAATCAGCTGGTTTTAAACGGGCAGATCAGTAATATCGGTGAGTTTATCAGAACCAATTCCGGGAAAAGTTACAGAAGAGGTGTTGAGATCGGAGCTTTGGCAAAACTTTCAAAACAATGGGAGATCTCAGGAAACGTAAGCGTAAGCCAAAACAGAAACCTTGATTTCAGAATTAAAAATAAAAAAGAGATTACCAAGCTTGGGAATACTGAAATTTCTTTTTCACCTAATTTAATTGCTAATCTTAGTCTGAAATTTAATCCGACTAAAAATTTCCAATTGGCTTTGATGAATCAGTATGTTGGGAAGCAATATCTGGATAATACAGAAACTCAGAGTTTGCAACTTGATGATTATTTACTTACAGATTTTAATGCGCAGTATGACTTTAAAATTGCAAAACATGAAGTTGCTTTAAAGCTTTTGGTGAATAATATTTTTAATCAGAAATATGTAAACAACGGATATGTTTACAATGGTCCGGTTTATTTTTCTCAGGCAGGAACCAATTTTATGTTTGGGATCAGCTGGAAAATTCAATAA
- a CDS encoding acyl-CoA thioesterase — translation MAKIKKASESLTIMTNIVLPNDTNQLRNLFGGELLARMDRCASISATRHCERRVVTASVNHVSFDHPIPEGGIVVMESKVSRAFGTSMEIYVDVWLDDPINQKKIQTNKGIYTFVAVDEFNRPIPIPQMEPETELEKERFAAALRRKELSLILSGRMKPTDSVELKKLFSGEIEQ, via the coding sequence ATGGCAAAAATAAAAAAAGCGTCAGAATCTCTGACGATAATGACGAATATTGTACTTCCCAATGATACCAATCAACTGAGAAACCTTTTTGGAGGTGAGTTATTGGCAAGAATGGATCGTTGCGCATCGATTTCCGCAACAAGACACTGCGAAAGAAGAGTAGTAACAGCTTCTGTAAACCATGTTTCTTTTGATCATCCAATTCCGGAAGGAGGCATTGTTGTGATGGAATCTAAAGTTTCCCGTGCATTCGGAACTTCTATGGAAATTTATGTGGATGTTTGGTTGGATGATCCGATCAATCAGAAAAAAATTCAAACGAATAAAGGAATTTATACTTTCGTTGCGGTTGATGAGTTTAATCGTCCAATTCCAATTCCTCAGATGGAGCCGGAAACCGAGCTTGAAAAAGAAAGATTCGCAGCTGCTTTAAGAAGAAAAGAATTATCACTGATCCTTTCGGGAAGAATGAAACCAACAGATTCTGTAGAATTGAAAAAGCTATTTTCAGGAGAAATTGAACAATAA
- a CDS encoding 2-hydroxyacid dehydrogenase, giving the protein MRILLLDKNHPLITEQLLAKNFILEEDFTSSYDEVCGKIQNYDGVIIRSRIPLDQNFLEKASSLKFIARVGAGMENIDIPVAEKLGIQLINSPEGNRDSVAEHVVGMLLILMNRLFIASNEVKKGIWLREENRGDELLGKTVGLIGYGNMGKATAKRLSGFGCKVIFHDILPNLSDEFATQVSLEELKEKAEVLSLHIPMTEETHYLIDSTFINEMKNDFYFVNTARGKNAETKYLVEALKSGKVKGACLDVLEYEKASFENLDTSTSLSTRENEDLQYLLDSEKVILTPHIAGWTHQSKEKLAQVIVDKIIASFC; this is encoded by the coding sequence ATGAGAATCTTATTATTAGATAAAAATCACCCTCTTATTACCGAACAGCTTTTAGCGAAGAATTTTATTTTGGAAGAAGATTTTACGTCTTCATATGATGAGGTTTGTGGTAAAATTCAAAACTATGATGGAGTAATTATCAGAAGCAGAATTCCTTTAGATCAAAACTTTTTAGAAAAAGCAAGCAGTCTGAAATTCATTGCAAGAGTAGGAGCAGGAATGGAAAATATTGATATTCCTGTTGCTGAAAAACTTGGGATTCAATTAATAAATTCTCCTGAAGGGAACAGAGATTCCGTTGCTGAACATGTAGTTGGAATGTTGCTGATTTTAATGAACCGACTTTTCATTGCTTCAAATGAAGTGAAAAAAGGAATTTGGTTGCGTGAAGAAAACCGTGGTGATGAATTGCTTGGAAAAACGGTTGGTCTTATCGGTTACGGAAACATGGGAAAAGCTACTGCAAAAAGACTTTCAGGTTTTGGATGTAAAGTAATTTTTCATGACATTCTTCCTAATCTTTCAGACGAGTTTGCAACGCAGGTTTCTTTGGAAGAATTAAAAGAGAAAGCAGAGGTTTTAAGCTTGCATATTCCTATGACGGAAGAAACTCATTATTTAATTGACTCAACGTTTATTAATGAAATGAAAAACGATTTCTATTTCGTTAATACCGCAAGAGGAAAGAATGCAGAAACGAAATATTTAGTTGAAGCCTTAAAATCCGGAAAAGTAAAAGGTGCATGTCTTGATGTTTTAGAATATGAGAAAGCTTCTTTTGAAAATTTAGATACTTCGACTTCGCTCAGTACAAGAGAAAATGAAGACCTGCAATATCTTTTAGACTCAGAAAAAGTAATCCTAACGCCTCATATTGCAGGCTGGACTCATCAAAGCAAAGAGAAATTGGCACAAGTAATTGTAGATAAAATTATTGCATCATTTTGTTAG
- a CDS encoding serine hydrolase domain-containing protein: MKKLNLVLVTTVFLFLFSCKNKSENNSATAESTTNLPNYGNVDLTKVFASGDFNLVDKDYAVNYIDQYYKKVWERGNLSGSFLVAQGDQILYENYRGFAREGNQNPINQNTALHVASVSKTLTAMAMMKLIEAGKIKLTDHLTQFFPAFPYPNVTVQTLLDQRSGLPKYEYFITKIQPAPAELSKTYITNQDVLNMIIKYKPELARDTDTGFMYCNTNFALLALLIEKVTKTPFPQAMKEMVFTPLKMTNTYIFQEKDIPTASQSFYFGGNKLYPLDRLDLIYGDKNVYTTPRDLFNFSKAMFSKDFLKPELMQMVFAPYSNEKAGQNNYGLGFRMKIFDNGEKLTYHNGWWHGTNSVFAHLLKSKVTIIAIGNKYSGRVYSALALSGLFEDFPPQKDKLHSIMNDNQDTLKTGTEVFGE, from the coding sequence ATGAAGAAGCTTAATCTCGTACTTGTTACCACCGTATTTTTATTTCTATTTTCCTGTAAAAACAAATCTGAAAATAATTCTGCAACAGCAGAATCTACGACCAATCTTCCCAACTATGGAAATGTAGATTTAACTAAGGTTTTTGCTTCAGGAGATTTCAATCTTGTTGATAAAGATTATGCCGTAAATTATATCGACCAGTATTATAAAAAGGTTTGGGAAAGAGGTAATTTAAGTGGAAGTTTCTTAGTCGCACAGGGAGATCAGATTTTATATGAAAATTACAGAGGTTTCGCTCGAGAAGGAAATCAAAATCCTATAAATCAAAATACGGCATTGCATGTTGCTTCGGTTTCAAAAACATTGACGGCAATGGCAATGATGAAGTTAATTGAAGCTGGAAAAATAAAATTAACAGACCATTTAACACAGTTTTTCCCTGCATTTCCTTACCCAAATGTGACGGTTCAGACTTTATTAGACCAAAGAAGCGGACTTCCAAAGTACGAATATTTTATTACTAAAATTCAACCTGCTCCTGCAGAACTTTCTAAAACTTATATTACCAATCAGGATGTTTTGAATATGATCATCAAATACAAACCTGAGTTGGCAAGAGATACCGATACAGGATTTATGTATTGCAATACCAATTTTGCGCTTTTGGCTTTGCTGATTGAGAAAGTTACTAAAACTCCTTTTCCGCAGGCAATGAAAGAGATGGTTTTCACTCCGCTGAAAATGACGAATACTTATATTTTTCAGGAAAAAGATATTCCTACGGCATCGCAGTCATTTTATTTTGGCGGAAATAAACTGTATCCTTTAGACAGATTAGACCTTATTTATGGTGATAAAAATGTTTATACCACACCAAGAGATCTTTTTAATTTTTCGAAAGCGATGTTTTCTAAAGATTTTTTAAAGCCGGAATTGATGCAAATGGTTTTTGCGCCTTACAGCAATGAAAAAGCAGGTCAAAATAATTATGGTTTAGGTTTCAGAATGAAAATTTTTGATAACGGAGAAAAGCTAACCTATCACAACGGTTGGTGGCACGGTACAAATTCTGTTTTTGCCCATCTTTTAAAATCAAAAGTGACCATTATTGCTATAGGAAACAAGTATTCTGGTAGAGTTTACTCCGCTTTAGCTTTGTCGGGTCTTTTCGAAGATTTTCCACCTCAGAAAGATAAACTTCACAGTATTATGAATGATAATCAGGATACTTTGAAAACAGGAACTGAGGTTTTTGGAGAATAA
- a CDS encoding Ig-like domain-containing protein, with amino-acid sequence MKRFLLLFIIGILVQSCARVGSPIGGLKDTLAPEAIGSNIDSARVNVRRDIKELRIDFNEYITLKDINKNLNISPPIKNIKRILPSNIANKYMVIQWTDTLQANTTYNFNFGNAIVDNSEGNVLRYYNFAFSTGEKLDDLYISGVVTDALALKKKSSSDNKMVVGLYQLKDSMDYKQKPYYITKVDDDGYYELNYLAKGKYKIIAFDDDNENSIYNPGKEKIAFQKDTVVVEKSISGLNLKLFPSKKPFKNPELKEMPGGILMTFEGNPEEVKVLSVSEKLKDIKVTHKPKSDSVKIWFDAVKSDVGQTVNEKLEFSYDTGTKQDTVVSFYKYNKKNVMDVISENGGALLPPKTAFKISSTYLIDKINPEKWTLKIDSTTVQPFTAKISETNPYQILITSDFISGKKHQLTIPKTTISSYYEKNSESKRFDFEIDKIENYGLLEVILQNAPTKKYWLQLLDSSEKAIYQVYTSGNSVTFDVLKPAEYIIRILVDNNENGYWDPADFETSTFAEDSYTYYKTAVIRPLWTSRETWDLKDTKVLDISKFGTATSAAKAQSNENKSTTNPMNNSIQNNNSGTNRNLEVRR; translated from the coding sequence ATGAAAAGATTTCTTCTTTTATTCATCATCGGAATTCTTGTACAGTCTTGTGCAAGAGTAGGCTCACCAATCGGAGGTCTTAAAGATACTTTGGCTCCTGAAGCTATAGGTTCAAATATAGATTCCGCAAGAGTCAATGTAAGAAGAGATATTAAAGAACTTCGTATTGATTTTAATGAATATATTACTTTAAAGGATATTAATAAAAATCTTAATATTTCACCTCCTATAAAGAATATCAAAAGAATTCTACCTTCCAATATCGCTAATAAATATATGGTGATTCAATGGACAGATACTTTACAGGCAAATACTACGTATAATTTCAATTTTGGAAATGCAATCGTTGATAACAGCGAAGGTAATGTCTTGAGATATTATAATTTTGCTTTTTCTACAGGCGAAAAGCTTGATGATCTGTACATCAGTGGAGTGGTTACAGATGCATTAGCTTTAAAAAAGAAAAGCAGCTCTGATAACAAAATGGTGGTTGGTCTTTATCAGTTGAAAGACAGTATGGATTATAAACAGAAGCCATATTACATCACCAAAGTAGATGATGACGGATATTATGAACTAAATTATCTTGCCAAAGGAAAATACAAGATTATTGCTTTTGATGACGACAACGAAAACTCAATTTACAATCCTGGAAAAGAAAAAATAGCATTTCAAAAAGACACTGTTGTTGTTGAAAAATCTATTTCCGGATTAAATTTAAAATTATTTCCGTCTAAAAAGCCGTTTAAAAACCCTGAGTTAAAAGAAATGCCGGGAGGAATTTTGATGACTTTTGAAGGGAATCCTGAAGAGGTAAAAGTACTTTCTGTAAGCGAAAAGCTGAAAGACATCAAAGTGACGCATAAGCCAAAATCAGATTCTGTGAAGATTTGGTTTGATGCGGTAAAAAGTGATGTTGGGCAAACTGTGAATGAAAAATTGGAGTTCAGCTACGACACCGGAACAAAGCAGGATACTGTTGTTTCTTTTTATAAATACAATAAGAAGAACGTTATGGATGTTATTAGCGAAAATGGTGGGGCTTTATTGCCTCCGAAAACTGCTTTCAAAATTTCATCCACTTACCTTATCGACAAAATTAATCCGGAAAAATGGACTTTAAAGATTGACAGTACAACGGTACAACCGTTTACTGCGAAAATATCAGAGACCAATCCTTATCAGATTTTAATAACATCAGATTTCATTTCCGGAAAAAAACATCAGTTGACGATTCCAAAAACTACGATTTCTTCTTATTATGAAAAAAATTCTGAGTCTAAACGTTTTGATTTTGAAATTGATAAGATTGAAAATTACGGACTTTTAGAGGTGATACTTCAAAATGCTCCGACTAAAAAATATTGGCTGCAGCTTTTAGATTCTTCAGAAAAAGCAATATATCAAGTATATACCAGCGGAAATTCGGTTACGTTTGATGTATTGAAACCGGCAGAATATATTATCCGGATCTTGGTTGATAATAATGAAAACGGATATTGGGATCCTGCAGATTTTGAAACTTCTACTTTTGCAGAAGATTCTTATACTTACTATAAGACTGCGGTTATTCGACCTTTATGGACTTCAAGAGAAACCTGGGATCTGAAAGATACAAAAGTACTTGATATCAGTAAATTCGGAACGGCTACAAGTGCTGCAAAAGCTCAGTCTAACGAGAATAAATCGACAACAAACCCAATGAATAATTCTATTCAGAATAATAACTCTGGAACGAATAGAAATCTTGAAGTAAGAAGATAA
- a CDS encoding heme-binding domain-containing protein: MQKFKKIVFWCLVGFAMIQFIPVDKVNKPVDQSKNFVKVENTPPKVATLLKNACYDCHSDETVYPKYAYIAPFSWSVKSHVNDGREHLNFSVWGSYNKDLKQNMLKHSMQTIESKVMPMPAYIVYHPEANLSKEERLLLNNYFKEILDSKKY, from the coding sequence ATGCAGAAGTTTAAGAAAATCGTTTTTTGGTGTTTGGTAGGCTTTGCAATGATTCAATTTATTCCGGTTGATAAAGTGAATAAACCTGTAGATCAAAGCAAAAATTTTGTTAAGGTTGAAAATACGCCGCCAAAAGTTGCTACATTATTGAAAAATGCTTGCTACGATTGCCATTCCGATGAAACGGTTTATCCTAAATACGCTTATATCGCTCCGTTTTCCTGGTCGGTGAAAAGCCATGTCAATGACGGAAGAGAACATCTTAATTTTTCCGTTTGGGGAAGTTACAATAAAGATTTAAAGCAAAATATGCTTAAGCACTCTATGCAGACTATTGAAAGTAAAGTAATGCCGATGCCTGCTTATATTGTTTATCACCCAGAAGCCAACCTTTCTAAAGAAGAAAGATTGCTTTTAAATAATTACTTTAAAGAAATTTTAGATTCTAAAAAATACTAG
- a CDS encoding NUDIX hydrolase, which yields MKILKFCPNCGNETLNWDGEKKWSCAECSFTLYNNVAGAVAVVIRCGDEIYLTRRNQEPKKGKLDLAGGFVDPKESAENTCKRELFEELQLEIDIKNLKYLTSLPNVYQYKEIDYNTIDLFYEYRVSEKFEVNIELSEISETQWIPISEINLDDIAFDSQKKFFEQYLKDFN from the coding sequence ATGAAAATATTAAAATTTTGTCCTAATTGCGGAAATGAAACCCTCAATTGGGACGGAGAAAAAAAATGGAGCTGCGCTGAGTGCAGCTTCACTTTGTATAATAATGTTGCAGGAGCTGTTGCTGTAGTAATTCGCTGTGGAGATGAAATCTATTTAACCCGAAGAAATCAGGAGCCTAAGAAAGGAAAACTGGATTTAGCAGGAGGATTTGTAGACCCGAAAGAAAGCGCAGAAAACACTTGCAAAAGGGAACTTTTTGAGGAACTTCAGCTTGAAATTGATATTAAAAATCTAAAATATCTAACGAGCCTTCCCAACGTATATCAATACAAAGAAATTGATTATAATACGATTGATTTGTTTTATGAATATCGTGTTTCTGAGAAGTTTGAAGTGAATATAGAATTGTCTGAAATTTCAGAAACCCAATGGATTCCAATTTCTGAAATTAACCTTGATGATATTGCTTTTGATTCTCAGAAGAAATTCTTCGAACAGTATTTAAAAGATTTTAATTAG
- the xerD gene encoding site-specific tyrosine recombinase XerD produces MTWDEKIKDFEIFLRFERNFSENTLDAYIRDIKKLKDYAVGDLENTGPEKITYDNLQEYIFKLSKQKFSERSQARWISSIKAFFRYLLEDEIRHDNPSTLLEGPKLGLYLPDTLSLADIEKIIEAIERGSDLGKRNHCIIEVLYGCGLRVSELIDVKISNINFKENYIKVIGKGNKTRFVPLAQYTAKFLKEYITEVRSKSKVNKKHEDTLFLNSRGTSMSRVIVFIIIKELTDKAGVSKKISPHTFRHSFATHLLQNGADLRYIQEMLGHSSITTTGIYTHLKTEELRDVILNYHPRNSNIA; encoded by the coding sequence ATGACTTGGGATGAAAAAATTAAAGATTTTGAAATCTTTCTGCGCTTTGAAAGAAATTTTTCAGAAAACACACTTGACGCTTATATCCGCGACATTAAAAAACTTAAAGACTACGCAGTAGGAGACCTCGAAAATACAGGTCCTGAAAAGATTACCTATGATAATCTTCAGGAATACATTTTCAAACTATCTAAACAGAAATTCAGCGAACGATCACAAGCAAGATGGATCTCTTCCATTAAAGCTTTCTTCAGATATTTACTGGAAGACGAAATTCGTCATGATAATCCGTCAACATTGTTGGAAGGTCCTAAGTTAGGTTTATATTTACCCGATACATTAAGCCTTGCCGATATTGAAAAAATCATCGAAGCAATTGAAAGAGGTTCAGATTTAGGTAAAAGAAACCACTGCATTATTGAAGTGCTTTATGGATGCGGACTTAGAGTTTCTGAATTGATTGATGTTAAAATTTCTAATATCAATTTTAAAGAAAACTACATTAAAGTTATCGGAAAGGGTAATAAAACCCGCTTTGTTCCTTTAGCTCAATACACTGCAAAATTTTTGAAAGAATACATCACTGAAGTACGTTCTAAAAGTAAAGTGAACAAAAAGCATGAAGACACTCTTTTTCTTAACAGTAGAGGAACTTCAATGTCTCGCGTGATTGTATTTATTATTATTAAAGAATTAACAGATAAAGCGGGAGTGAGTAAGAAAATCTCTCCGCACACATTCAGACATTCGTTTGCTACGCATTTGTTACAAAACGGAGCTGATTTGCGTTATATCCAAGAAATGTTGGGGCATTCAAGCATTACAACAACTGGAATTTATACCCATTTAAAAACAGAAGAACTTCGGGATGTGATATTAAATTATCACCCAAGAAACTCTAATATTGCTTAA
- a CDS encoding deoxycytidylate deaminase, whose product MQKYNKFDKAYLKMAQEWAKLSYCERKQVGALIVKDRMIISDGYNGTPSGSENCCEDETGKTHWYVLHAEANAILKLAGSTQSARGATLYLTLSPCKECSKLILQAGISKLVYINAYSDDEGIAFLKEHQIEIIQVSENELEI is encoded by the coding sequence ATGCAGAAGTATAATAAGTTTGACAAAGCTTATCTAAAAATGGCTCAGGAATGGGCAAAACTTTCCTACTGTGAAAGAAAACAAGTAGGAGCTCTTATCGTAAAAGATAGGATGATTATTTCAGATGGATACAATGGTACTCCGTCAGGATCTGAGAACTGCTGTGAAGACGAAACCGGGAAAACCCATTGGTACGTTTTACACGCAGAAGCAAATGCAATTTTGAAATTGGCAGGTTCTACACAATCTGCCCGTGGTGCAACTCTGTACCTAACTTTATCGCCTTGTAAAGAATGTAGCAAACTAATTTTACAGGCAGGGATTTCAAAACTGGTCTACATCAACGCTTACTCGGATGATGAGGGAATTGCTTTTTTAAAAGAACATCAGATTGAAATAATACAGGTTTCAGAAAATGAGTTAGAAATTTAA
- a CDS encoding enoyl-CoA hydratase-related protein — protein sequence MTYENILLKKEEKTAVITINRPESLNALNAQTIKEISAALDQLQSDNEVRVIILTGSGEKSFVAGADIKEFSNFNQEKAEELARNGQNFLFDKIENLSKPVIAAVNGFALGGGLELAMACHIRYASENAKLGLPEVTLGLIPGYGGTQRLPKLVGKGIANEMIFSAKMIPAQKAKEIGLVNEVFPIGELLSKTEELAKTIANNSPMAISRAIKATNLSDTDKGFETEIKFFGELFDLDDKKEGVSAFIEKRKPNF from the coding sequence ATGACTTACGAAAATATACTGCTAAAGAAAGAAGAAAAAACGGCTGTAATTACAATCAACAGACCTGAAAGTTTAAATGCATTGAATGCACAAACTATAAAAGAAATCAGTGCTGCATTGGATCAATTACAATCTGATAATGAGGTAAGAGTAATTATTTTAACTGGAAGCGGAGAAAAATCGTTCGTTGCTGGTGCAGATATAAAAGAATTTAGTAACTTTAATCAGGAAAAAGCAGAAGAATTAGCAAGAAACGGTCAAAACTTCCTTTTTGACAAGATCGAAAACCTGTCTAAACCAGTAATTGCTGCAGTAAATGGCTTTGCTTTGGGTGGAGGTTTAGAATTGGCAATGGCTTGCCACATCAGATACGCATCAGAAAATGCGAAACTGGGACTTCCTGAAGTAACTTTAGGTCTTATTCCGGGGTATGGAGGAACCCAAAGACTTCCAAAATTAGTAGGAAAAGGAATTGCAAATGAAATGATTTTCTCAGCAAAAATGATTCCTGCACAAAAAGCAAAAGAAATTGGTTTGGTAAATGAAGTTTTCCCAATAGGTGAACTTCTTTCTAAAACAGAAGAATTGGCAAAAACAATTGCAAACAATTCTCCAATGGCAATTTCACGCGCTATTAAAGCAACCAATCTGTCTGATACTGATAAAGGTTTTGAAACCGAAATTAAATTTTTTGGTGAGCTTTTTGATTTAGATGATAAAAAAGAAGGAGTTTCAGCTTTTATTGAAAAAAGAAAGCCTAACTTCTAA